CAGTAGGACCTGACGGACCAACGATGAGAGTCTTTGTGAATGACTTTGTGAAAAAGTCATTGGATGATTACCTGCACAAGCATGCTGATGTTGCCGAAGCTTTGCAAAAGAGAATTTTGCAGTCGGAAAGAGAACGAAAAGAAATTTCCGGCATTAAGAAGCTGGCTAATGAAAGAGCTAAAAAGGCTAACCTGCATAATAAGAAACTTCGAGATTGCAGAATGCACTACAATGATGTAAAAGCTAAAAATCCTGAAGACACAATGATTTTCATTACCGAGGGGGATTCCGCAAGTGGATCTATCACCAAGTCTAGGGATGTGCAGACTCAAGCAGTATTTAGTTTGAGGGGGAAACCGTTGAATTGTTTCAATCTTACGAAGAAGGTAGTATATGAAAATGAAGAATTCAACTTGTTGCAACACGCTTTGAATATTGAAGATGGAATAGATGGCTTGAGGTACAGAAAAATTGTAATCGCTACCGATGCTGATGTTGATGGCATGCATATACGCTTGTTGTTGATGACATTCTTCTTGCAGTTTTTTCCTGACGTGGTTAAAAATGGACATTTGTTTATTTTAGAAACGCCGCTTTTCAGAGTGAGAAATAAAAAGGAAACGATTTATTGTTATTCGGAAGCAGAAAAGCAAAAAGCTACTAATAAGCTCGGAGCAAAGGCGGAAGTGACAAGATTCAAGGGACTTGGCGAGATTTCTCCTAATGAGTTTGGCGATTTCATCGGTGAAAATATAAGGTTGGAGCCTGTGATACTGCAAAAGCAAACTTCGATTGAGCAATTGCTTACATTCTACATGGGTAAAAATACACCTAACCGACAGAATTTCATCATAGACAATCTTAGAGTAGAAAAGGATGTGATTGATGAAATCGCGTCTTAGTTTGAAATTGGAATTTTAAATGGAAGATAATAATTCAAATATAGACCCATTAGGTCAAAAAAAAGACGACTCTTTGCATGACGCTCTTGTTGTGTCGGGCATGTACCAAAACTGGTTTTTGGATTACGCATCCTATGTAATACTCGAAAGAGCGGTGCCTTCGATACAAGATGGATTCAAGCCTGTGCAGCGTAGAATTATGCACGCTATGAAAGAGCTTGATGATGGACGTTATAACAAGGTTGCAAATATCATAGGGCATACCATGCAATTTCACCCGCATGGTGATGCGGCTATTGGCGATGCTATTGTCCATATGGGGCAAAAGGATTTGTTGATCGATACGCAGGGTAACTGGGGAGATGTAAGGACTGGAGACAGGGCAGCCGCGCCAAGATATATTGAAGCAAGGCTTTCAAAGTTTGCATTGGCGGTATTGTTCAACAAGCAGACTACTGATTGGCAACTTTCTTATGATGGACGTAAGAATGAGCCTATAAATTTGCCAGTGAAATTTCCACTTTTATTGGCGCAAGGCGTTGAAGGTATCGCAGTAGGTCTCTCCACGAAGATATTGCCGCATAACTTTATCGAGCTGATTGAAGCGTCTATTAATTTGCTTAAAGGCAAGAATGTTGAAATTTATCCTGATTTTCCGACAGGTGGCATGGCTGACTTTACGGATTATAATCAAGGTAAGAGAGGAGGCAAGGTAAGAGTAAGGGCGAAGATTGAAGCAGTAGATAAAAAAACGCTGGCGATCAAAGATATTCCATTTGGCACGACAACGAATAGCTTGATCGAGTCTATTATCAAAGCCAATGACAAAGGAAAAATCAAGGTCAAGAAAGTTGTCGATAATACGGCAAAGGATGTGGAGATTTTGGTCCATTTGGCTCCTAACCAATCGCCGGATTTGCTGATAGACGCTTTGTATGCCTTTACGGATTGTGAAGTTTCAATTTCGCCAAATGCTTGTGTGATCATTGGCGAAAAACCAGCTTTTCTGGGCGTTGATGATATACTTAGAACATGCAATGAACAGACGGTTTCTTTGTTGACTAGGGAGCTGGAGATAAAGAGAGACGAGCTTAAGGAAAAATATTTATTCTCTTCTTTGGAAAAAATATTCATTGAGAATAGAATATATAGAGATATTGAAGAGTGTGAAACGTGGGAAGCTGTTCTTCAAACGATTGATAAAGGCTTGGAGCCTTTTAAACCTGAATTTTATAGAGAAATCAATGATGAGGACATTGTAAGACTCACAGAGATTAAGATCAAGCGTATATCTAAATTCGACTCTTTCAAAGCGGATGAGTTGATGAAGAATATCGAAGAAGAACTTCAGGAAACGGAATATCATTTGGCGCATATTGTTGATTTTGCAATTGCGTACTATCAGGATTTGTTGAAAAGGTTCGGCAAAGGCAAAGAGCGAAAGACGGAAATCAGAAGTTTTGAAAATATTGATGCTACGGCAGTAGCTGCCAGCAATGTCAAGCTTTATGTCAATCGCAAGGAAGGTTTCATAGGAACATCTCTTAAAAAGGATGAGTTTGTCGCGGATTGCTCTGATATTGACGATATTTTGGTGTTTAGAAGAGACGGAAGATGCTTGGTGACCAAGAACTCTGATAAAGTATTTGTCGGCAAGGATATCATTCATGTTGAAGTTTTCAAGCGCAATGATGAACGCAAGGTTTTCAATTTGGTTTATCTGGACGGAGATTCTGGAAGAACTATGATCAAACGTTTTCAAGTCTTGACGGTAACTCGTGACCGTGAATACGAATTGATCAAAGGAGGAAAGAAGTCTAAGGTGCTATACTTCTCTGCTAATCCAAATGGTGAGGCTGAGATTATCAAAGTGAAGCTAACGGCAGGTTGTGCGGCTAGAACGAAGATATTCGAATATGATTTCGCGGAATTGGATATTAAGGGAAGAGCTGCTGCTGGAAATATTTTGACTAAATATTCTCTGGCGAGAAACGGCATCACAAAAATATCTGATGGAGCTTCGACTCTTGGAGGCATTGAAGTTTGGTATGACAGTACTGTTGGACGACTGAATAATGATGGGAGAGGCAAGAGTTTAGGGAAATTCTCGGGTGACAGGTTGATTGCTTTTTACAAGGATGGAACATATGAGTTGCAAACATATGAGCCTTCTCTAAGATTTGATATTGAGACTTTGATGCACTTGGAGAAATTCGATGAGGAAAGCGTTTTCTCTGCGATCTATTTCGATGGAGCTCAGAAGGAATATTTTGCCAAGAGATTTAGAGTTGAGACTTCAACATTGAACAAGCGATTCAAGTTCATATCTGATCATAGAAGGTCAGAGTTGCGTGTGGTGAGTTCTTCGGATGCGCCGCAAGTGGAAATAGCTTATACTCCGCAAGGCACTAGAAAAAAGCAAACTTCAATATATGACATGGATTTGTTGGATACTGTCAAAGGTTGGAAATCCATAGGGAATAAGCTTGGCATAGGCAAAATATCCATGATCAAGTTGCTTGAGGAACAAAATCAGTCAGCTGGAGACGATAAGGAACAGTTGGGCTTATTTGGCAAATGATTTGAAAAATGACTGAAGAAAATATACTAAGCCCTGATGACAGGGCTTTTTGTGATTATTTGGAAGGGGTAATTACTGAGCATAAAAGAAATCTAATACATACTGTTCTTCAGGATAGAACGCGTTGGGTTTCTGTTGTATTGGAAAATATCTATAAACCTCATAATGCCAGCGCTATCATGAGAACTTGCGATTGCTTTGGCGTTCAAGATTTGTATATGATCGAACAGGAAAGTCAATACAGGCTAAATCCATATGTGGCCAAAGGAGCCGGGAGATGGGTGGATGTTCATCAGTTTCATGAAGAGAATACCTCTAATACAAGGCTTTGTTATGAGCAATTGAAAGCAAAAGGATATAAAATTTATGCGACATCTCCTCATGCCGAAGGAGTGAGTGTGTCTGATATTCCTTTGGATCAAAAAGTAGCAATAGTGCTGGGGAATGAGCATCAAGGTTTGAGTGATGAGGCCTTGGAGCTTGCAGACGCGTATGTGACTCTTCCGATGTATGGATTCACAGAAAGTTTTAACATTTCGGTTACCGCGGCTATTTGCCTTCATGATTTGACTGAGAGGTTGCATAAGTCGGATATTGAATTTAAGTTGAATGAAAATGAAAAGGAAGCTTTGAAATATCATTGGTATCAGAGCTTGGTTAAAAATTTGCCTAAACACAGGAAAGGTTTTGAAAACAAAAAGTCTTCATAAGTTCAAGAGCAGAGTTTTTTCGAGTTTGATGATACTCGTTTTATTTTGCGCATTCGCATCGTGCCAGCCGGAGTTTGGCAGAGAAAAGATGAAGTCTCCGCCGGTTTTTGATCGTGAATATTATCAAGAATACCTGGAAGAGCTTAACGGAAAAATTATAAGAAATACACAAGATCCTAGAATTTATTTTCAAAAAGCGAAAGTGTCGATGCTATTGGGAGATAGCATTGCAGCTCTTCGTGCTATGGATAAGGCCGTGGAGCTTGACTCAGCGTCCTTGGAGATGAAGCAGTTTTACACAGGTATGTTGTTGAGAGTTGGAGATGTGGGGAAAGCTGTTCAATACGCTGAAGACTTGTATGAGAGCGGAGATCGTTCGTTTTCAGTACTGAGCATTTTAGCCCAAGGGAAATTCGAGCAAGGAGAGGATTCTGCCGCTTTCGAGTATGTCGGGCAGGCGTTGGCCTTGCGAAACGAGTCGCCGAATATGCTTTCTTTGCTAGGTTATTTGGATCTAAGAAAATCCGATACATTAGGCGCTGAGCAGGCCTGGCAACGAAGTTTGAGGTCTCAATTTGATGATCAGATTTACCATAGTTTATTCGATCTGTATTTAAGCGAGCAGGATTCTAGCAAAGTCATGTCTTTGAAAAATGAATTTGAAGGCAATGTGACGGATTCGATTCAAAAAGCGATTGATGATGCGCTGTACTATCAGTTGATAGGCAAGAATAAAGAAGCATTGGGTGCTTTGCAAAGTCAATATGAAAAAGATACAAGCAATATCCGGCTTTTGAAGTTGTTGAGTGATGGATACTTGAGCTTGAACTTTTATGATTCCGCGATTTATTATGCTCAAAAAGGGATTGCGATTGACAGCACGCAAGTGGATTTCTTTGTGATCGAAGCAAAGTCTTATGAAAGTAAATTTTGGTATACATCTGCTATTGAATTTTATCAAAAAGCGTTAAATTTAAGTCCTGCAGATTCGGCTTTAATTCGGGATATGGATAATGTCCGCAGAAAAAGAGAATTTGTAAGAAGGAAAAAGGAGCTGGAGTCCAAAGAGGAAGTCGCTCCTATAAAACACATCAATAGTTTGTAGTATTGATAATGAAATTTTAAAACAACAACAAAAATGGTAAAAATTACATTGCCTGATGGAAGTATTAGAGAATACGAATCAGGCGTGACAAGTGCTCAAATCGCTTCCAGTATTAGCGAAGGTTTAGCAAGAAATGTATTGTCAGCTAAAGTAAATGGTGAGGTTTGGGATAGTTCCCGACCAATCAACGAAGATTCTGAAGTTCAGCTTTTGACATGGAATGACGCCGATGGAAAACAAACATACTGGCACTCCAGCGCTCACTTGCTAGCGGAAGCTTTGGAAGCGCTTTATCCAGGCATTAAGTTCGGTATTGGGCCTAGCATTGATACTGGGTTCTATTATGACGTGGATTTTGGCGATATCGAATTTTCGGCGGATGATTTGGAAAAAGTCGAGAAAAAAATGCAGGAGCTTGCCAAGCAGAAAAATCAGTACATCAGAACTGAGGTAAGCAAAGCTGATGCCATTGATTATTTTACAAAAAAAGGCGATGAGTATAAGTTAGAGCTTATCGATGGTTTGGAAGACGGATCGATTACATTCTACCAACAAGGTGAGTTTGTCGATCTTTGTCGTGGACCGCATATTCCTCATACAGGCATGATCAAGTCTGTGAAGCTAATGACAGTGGCTGGAGCTTACTGGAGAGGCGATGAGAAGAACAAAATGCTTACTCGTATTTACGGTGTTACATTTCCTAAGAAAAAGGAATTGACAGAATACCTTGAAATGATCGAGGAAGCGAAGAAGAGAGATCATAGAAAGTTAGGAAAAGAGCTTGAATTGTTCACTTTCTCTGAGAAAGTCGGCATGGGCATGCCTCTTTGGTTGCCAAAAGGCACATTGTTGAGGGATCGCTTGACGGATTTCTTGAAAAAAGCGCAAGTTAAAGCTGGATACCAAGGAGTAATTACTCCTCATATTGGACATAAGGATTTGTATGTGACTTCTGGTCACTATGAGAAATATGGAGAGGATTCTTTCCAACCGATCAAGACTCCTCATGAAGGCGAGGAATATCTTTTGAAGCCGATGAACTGTCCGCATCACTGTGAAATATTCAAGTCAAGACCAAGGTCTTATAAGGAATTGCCTTTGCGACTTGCTGAATTTGGAACAGTATACAGATACGAGCAACATGGAGAATTGCATGGCTTGACACGTGTGAGATCATTTACTCAAGATGACGCGCATATTTTCTGTCGTCCGGATCAGGTGAAAGAAGAGTTCAAGAAAGTGGTTGATTTGGTATTGTATGTTTTCAACGCCTTAGGGTTTGATGATTACACTGCTCAGATATCATTGCGTGATCCTGAAAATAAAGCGAAATACATAGGAGACGATAAGCTT
The Aureibacter tunicatorum DNA segment above includes these coding regions:
- a CDS encoding DNA gyrase/topoisomerase IV subunit A, producing the protein MEDNNSNIDPLGQKKDDSLHDALVVSGMYQNWFLDYASYVILERAVPSIQDGFKPVQRRIMHAMKELDDGRYNKVANIIGHTMQFHPHGDAAIGDAIVHMGQKDLLIDTQGNWGDVRTGDRAAAPRYIEARLSKFALAVLFNKQTTDWQLSYDGRKNEPINLPVKFPLLLAQGVEGIAVGLSTKILPHNFIELIEASINLLKGKNVEIYPDFPTGGMADFTDYNQGKRGGKVRVRAKIEAVDKKTLAIKDIPFGTTTNSLIESIIKANDKGKIKVKKVVDNTAKDVEILVHLAPNQSPDLLIDALYAFTDCEVSISPNACVIIGEKPAFLGVDDILRTCNEQTVSLLTRELEIKRDELKEKYLFSSLEKIFIENRIYRDIEECETWEAVLQTIDKGLEPFKPEFYREINDEDIVRLTEIKIKRISKFDSFKADELMKNIEEELQETEYHLAHIVDFAIAYYQDLLKRFGKGKERKTEIRSFENIDATAVAASNVKLYVNRKEGFIGTSLKKDEFVADCSDIDDILVFRRDGRCLVTKNSDKVFVGKDIIHVEVFKRNDERKVFNLVYLDGDSGRTMIKRFQVLTVTRDREYELIKGGKKSKVLYFSANPNGEAEIIKVKLTAGCAARTKIFEYDFAELDIKGRAAAGNILTKYSLARNGITKISDGASTLGGIEVWYDSTVGRLNNDGRGKSLGKFSGDRLIAFYKDGTYELQTYEPSLRFDIETLMHLEKFDEESVFSAIYFDGAQKEYFAKRFRVETSTLNKRFKFISDHRRSELRVVSSSDAPQVEIAYTPQGTRKKQTSIYDMDLLDTVKGWKSIGNKLGIGKISMIKLLEEQNQSAGDDKEQLGLFGK
- a CDS encoding RNA methyltransferase, translating into MTEENILSPDDRAFCDYLEGVITEHKRNLIHTVLQDRTRWVSVVLENIYKPHNASAIMRTCDCFGVQDLYMIEQESQYRLNPYVAKGAGRWVDVHQFHEENTSNTRLCYEQLKAKGYKIYATSPHAEGVSVSDIPLDQKVAIVLGNEHQGLSDEALELADAYVTLPMYGFTESFNISVTAAICLHDLTERLHKSDIEFKLNENEKEALKYHWYQSLVKNLPKHRKGFENKKSS
- the thrS gene encoding threonine--tRNA ligase, coding for MVKITLPDGSIREYESGVTSAQIASSISEGLARNVLSAKVNGEVWDSSRPINEDSEVQLLTWNDADGKQTYWHSSAHLLAEALEALYPGIKFGIGPSIDTGFYYDVDFGDIEFSADDLEKVEKKMQELAKQKNQYIRTEVSKADAIDYFTKKGDEYKLELIDGLEDGSITFYQQGEFVDLCRGPHIPHTGMIKSVKLMTVAGAYWRGDEKNKMLTRIYGVTFPKKKELTEYLEMIEEAKKRDHRKLGKELELFTFSEKVGMGMPLWLPKGTLLRDRLTDFLKKAQVKAGYQGVITPHIGHKDLYVTSGHYEKYGEDSFQPIKTPHEGEEYLLKPMNCPHHCEIFKSRPRSYKELPLRLAEFGTVYRYEQHGELHGLTRVRSFTQDDAHIFCRPDQVKEEFKKVVDLVLYVFNALGFDDYTAQISLRDPENKAKYIGDDKLWEEAEAAIAEAAEEKGLKTVTELGEAAFYGPKLDFMVKDALGRSWQLGTIQVDYQLPQRFELEYVGNDNQKHRPVMIHRAPFGSLERFTAVLIEHCAGKFPLWLAPEQVAVLPISEKFEEYAEKVYGAFQEGDITGYVDHRDEKIGRKIRDAEVKRIPYMLIVGEKEAESQTVSIRKQGEGDIGTFSIEEAVAYFKNEIKQSIEG